The following are encoded together in the Juglans microcarpa x Juglans regia isolate MS1-56 chromosome 2D, Jm3101_v1.0, whole genome shotgun sequence genome:
- the LOC121250976 gene encoding L-ascorbate oxidase-like, whose product MAGGLLQCRRIMLKLLALCFIIYLQYAQVAEARIRHYKWNVKYEFKSPDCYKKLVITINGRTPGPTILAQQDDTIVVEVTNSLITENLSIHWHGIRQIGTPWSDGTEGVTQCPILPGETFKYQFKVDRPGTYLYHAHYGMQREAGLYGSIRVSLPDGKSEPFAYDYDRSIILNDWYHQSTYEQATGLSSNPFVWVGEPQSLLIQGKGKFSCSSLPSPAGVCNASNPECSPYAITVIPGKTYRLRVASLTALSALSFQIEGHNMTVVEADGHYVEPFVVKNLYLYSGETYSVLIKADQDPSRNHWITTNVVGRPPNTTVGVAVLNYYPNHPRRSPPTIPPTGPIWNDTAARLAQSQAIKSHSGYIHTPPPTSDRVILMLNTQNSIDGYRRWSVNNVSFNLPHTPYLIALKQNMHHVFQQTPLSDGHEFLNYDIYSVANNSNATSSNAIYRLKFNSTVDIILQNANTMNANNSETHPWHLHGHDFWVLGHGSGRFNISTHPKQYNLVNPIMKNTVPVHPYGWTALRFRADNPGVWAFHCHIESHFFMGMGMVFEEGIDRVGKLPSSIMGCGESKGLGRP is encoded by the exons ATGGCTGGCGGCCTTTTGCAATGCCGGAGAATAATGTTGAAGTTGCTGGCTTTGTGTTTTATCATCTACTTGCAGTATGCACAAGTTGCAGAGGCAAGAATTCGGCATTACAAATGGAACGTCAAGTATGAGTTCAAGTCCCCTGATTGCTATAAGAAGCTGGTTATCACCATCAATGGTAGAACTCCAGGACCAACAATCTTAGCCCAGCAAGATGACACCATCGTTGTTGAGGTTACGAACAGTCTAATAACAGAAAACCTTTCAATCCATTGGCATGGAATCCGACAG ATTGGAACGCCATGGAGTGATGGAACAGAGGGAGTAACTCAATGTCCAATTTTACCTGGGGAAACGTTTAAGTACCAGTTTAAGGTTGATAGG CCTGGGACTTATTTATACCACGCGCACTATGGAATGCAAAGAGAAGCAGGGCTATATGGATCAATCCGAGTATCACTTCCTGATGGAAAGTCAGAACCTTTTGCCTATGATTATGATCGCAGCATCATCCTTAACGATTGGTACCACCAAAGTACTTACGAACAAGCCACTGGATTGTCCTCCAATCCTTTTGTCTGGGTTGGGGAGCCTCAG tCACTTCTGATCCAAGGAAAAGGAAAGTTCAGCTGCTCTAGTTTACCAAGTCCAGCCGGGGTTTGTAATGCATCAAACCCAGAATGCTCTCCATATGCGATTACTGTAATCCCAGGAAAAACATATCGACTAAGGGTTGCTAGCTTAACTGCTCTGTCCGCTCTTAGTTTTCAAATAGAG GGTCACAATATGACTGTGGTTGAGGCAGATGGGCACTATGTGGAACCATTTGTTGTGAAAAACCTTTACCTATATTCTGGAGAGACATACTCTGTCCTTATAAAGGCCGATCAAGACCCTTCAAGAAATCATTGGATCACGACTAATGTGGTTGGCCGGCCACCTAACACCACAGTGGGCGTCGCAGTTCTCAATTATTACCCGAACCATCCACGGCGATCACCTCCAACGATACCACCAACTGGCCCCATTTGGAATGACACCGCCGCCCGGTTGGCGCAAAGTCAAGCCATCAAGTCTCACAGTGGTTACATCCACACCCCTCCTCCAACCTCGGATAGAGTCATTTTGATGCTCAACACTCAAAATTCAATAGATGGTTATCGTCGTTGGTCAGTAAACAACGTCTCTTTCAACCTGCCCCACACCCCTTATCTTATTGCACTCAAACAGAACATGCACCATGTGTTCCAACAGACCCCATTATCTGATGGGCACGAGTTTTTGAACTACGACATCTACAGCGTAGCCAATAACTCAAATGCGACTTCTAGCAATGCCATTTACAGGCTAAAATTCAATAGCACGGTAGATATTATACTTCAAAACGCTAACACCATGAACGCTAACAACAGTGAGACGCATCCATGGCATCTCCACGGTCACGACTTCTGGGTCCTTGGCCACGGAAGTGGCAGGTTTAACATCTCGACCCACCCAAAGCAATATAACTTGGTGAACCCAATAATGAAGAACACAGTGCCTGTTCATCCATATGGTTGGACTGCACTGAGGTTCCGAGCAGATAATCCAGGCGTTTGGGCTTTCCATTGCCATATAGAGTCTCATTTCTTCATGGGGATGGGGATGGTGTTTGAGGAAGGAATAGATAGGGTTGGAAAGTTGCCTTCTTCCATTATGGGTTGCGGTGAGAGCAAAGGATTGGGAAGGCCATGA